In one Rutidosis leptorrhynchoides isolate AG116_Rl617_1_P2 chromosome 8, CSIRO_AGI_Rlap_v1, whole genome shotgun sequence genomic region, the following are encoded:
- the LOC139864272 gene encoding 3'-5' exonuclease-like encodes MAVVGLDVEWRPHHIRSMSNKSATLQLCIDTKCLILQLFYMDEIPQSLKSFLLNPKFTFVGVEVEGDILKLKDEYDLDCAKSADIRSAAMKKWPGRFRKPGLKDLAMEVSGLHMKKPKHVCMSNWEARVLNESQVEYACIDAYASYKIAHNLFLE; translated from the coding sequence ATGGCGGTCGTAGGACTAGATGTCGAATGGAGACCGCATCATATCCGTTCAATGAGCAACAAATCTGCAACCCTTCAACTTTGTATTGACACCAAGTGTTTAATCCTTCAACTTTTTTACATGGACGAAATCCCTCAGTCCCTCAAGAGTTTTCTTTTGAATCCTAAGTTCACTTTTGTTGGAGTTGAAGTTGAGGGAGATATTTTGAAGCTCAAAGATGAGTATGATTTGGATTGTGCTAAAAGTGCCGATATTCGTTCGGCTGCAATGAAGAAGTGGCCCGGGAGGTTTCGTAAACCCGGTTTAAAGGATCTTGCAATGGAAGTTTCGGGGCTTCATATGAAGAAACCAAAACATGTTTGCATGAGCAACTGGGAAGCAAGAGTGCTGAATGAAAGTCAAGTTGAGTATGCTTGTATTGATGCGTATGCTTCATATAAGATTGCTCACAATCTTTTTCTTGAGTAA